In Rutidosis leptorrhynchoides isolate AG116_Rl617_1_P2 chromosome 2, CSIRO_AGI_Rlap_v1, whole genome shotgun sequence, one genomic interval encodes:
- the LOC139891519 gene encoding uncharacterized protein → MTLFTNRITLYTFHFLFHTPKTNMAVISTKDSLYSNTETIQEIMKTYKSLPPRPTIEELEAAISVIKTVNFEEKQKLDEITSQICPQDIPPELFSILKEVRQTIILFQSQEQRKEALQIVDFDQIYQTFDDLILKASKCVSGDTQLDKDDNLKHPVLISEKQAVITDESLLISKKIDKAESFNGLVNSSSTKAINFSTGVEEPEKLSLVKVAALIETIAKQEEKVLDLQSKLMENIEWLPVSIGKLSNITELNLSDNKLTSLAASIANLTNLTKLDVHSNQLTRLPDSFGQLVNLLYLDLHANGLKSLPESFANLTKMINLDLSSNNFTNLPDFIGNLSSLQILIVETNDLEELPYTIGSCSSLVTLKLDFNQLKALPEAIGKLERLEVLTLHYNRVRKLPTTMANLTKLKELDVSFNELEGVPESLCFATNLEVLNIGKNFADMTFLPQSIGNLENLQVLDISSDQIRFLPESFGLLSKLKIFRADETPLEVPPQEISKLGAQSVVEYMADLVAKRNVKPQEIKRKRKGFWSWFCMIFSG, encoded by the exons atgaccTTGTTCACTAATAGAATCACACTTTACACATTTCACTTTCTTTTCCACACACCAAAAACAAACATGGCTGTTATTTCAACAAAAGATTCATTATATTCAAACACAGAAACTATACAAGAAATCATgaaaacatacaaatcacttccACCAAGACCAACTATTGAAGAGCTAGAAGCAGCTATATCAGTCATCAAAACAGTCAACTTTGAAGAAAAACAAAAACTTGATGAAATCACCTCACAAATATGCCCACAAGATATTCCACCAGAGCTTTTTTCTATCCTTAAAGAAGTCAGACAAACCATAATTTTGTTTCAAAGTCAAGAACAGAGGAAAGAAGCTTTGCaaattgttgactttgaccaaatttATCAAACCTTTGATGACTTGATACTAAAAGCTTCCAAGTGTGTTTCTGGAGATACCCAGTTGGATAAAGATGATAATTTGAAACACCCTGTTCTTATTTCTGAAAAACAAGCTGTTATCACTGATGAAAGTTTGTTAATTTCTAAAAAGATTGATAAAGCTGAAAGCTTTAATGGTTTAGTCAATAGTTCTTCAACAAAAGCCATCAATTTTTCCACAG GTGTAGAAGAACCTGAGAAATTGAGTCTGGTGAAAGTAGCAGCCTTGATTGAAACCATAGCCAAACAAGAGGAAAAAGTTCTTGATCTTCAATCAAAGTTAATGGAAAACATAGAATGGCTTCCTGTATCGATCGGAAAACTATCAAACATCACTGAACTTAATCTTTCAGATAATAAACTTACGTCTCTCGCAGCTTCCATCGCCAATCTTACCAATTTGACTAAGCTCGATGTCCACTCGAACCAACTCACCCGCCTACCCGATTCGTTTGGTCAACTAGTCAACTTACTCTACCTTGATCTGCACGCAAACGGATTAAAATCTCTCCCTGAATCATTTGCAAATCTTACTAAAATGATCAATCTTGATTTAAGTTCAAACAATTTCACCAATTTACCAGACTTCATAGGAAACTTATCCTCTTTACAAATCTTAATCGTTGAAACAAATGATCTTGAAGAACTTCCATACACAATTGGATCATGTTCTTCACTTGTGACACTCAAACTAGACTTCAATCAACTAAAAGCACTTCCTGAAGCAATTGGAAAGCTCGAACGTTTAGAGGTTCTTACTCTACACTATAATCGTGTGCGAAAACTGCCTACAACAATGGCAAATTTAACTAAACTAAAGGAGCTTGATGTTAGTTTTAATGAACTTGAGGGGGTACCAGAAAGTCTTTGTTTTGCAACAAATTTGGAAGTACTAAACATTGGTAAAAACTTTGCTGACATGACATTTTTACCGCAATCAATTGGTAATCTTGAAAATCTTCAAGTGCTTGATATAAGCAGTGATCAGATAAGATTTTTACCAGAATCATTCGGGTTATTGTCGAAGTTGAAAATATTTCGAGCCGATGAGACTCCTCTTGAAGTTCCTCCACAAGAAATTAGTAAGCTGGGGGCTCAG tctGTTGTTGAATACATGGCGGATTTGGTTGCCAAAAGAAATGTTAAACCTCAAGAGATAAAGAGAAAACGTAAGGGATTTTGGTCATGGTTTTGCATGATCTTTTCAGGATGA